From a region of the Triticum aestivum cultivar Chinese Spring chromosome 7D, IWGSC CS RefSeq v2.1, whole genome shotgun sequence genome:
- the LOC123169686 gene encoding DNA-directed RNA polymerase III subunit RPC8: protein MFVLSQIEHNLPMPPHLLNRPLVDAIKAELERLFLDKVVVNLGLCVSVYDILAVEGGFIFPGEGCSTYKVSFRLLMFRPFIGEVLVGKISGYDEKGLQVSLDFFTDICIPGHLMQFGTVRGEDGRWALKTEDGDELHLDIDDEIRFLASSIKYPPIPVEQKEDDKPFAPMQINGSIKGDGLGLLAWWVAEEGEEEEEGEGDGDGEEEQEQ from the exons ATGTTTGTTCTGAGCCAGATCGAGCACAACCTGCCGATGCCTCCGCACTTGCTGAATCGCCCTCTCGTCGACGCCATCAAGGCCGAACTCGAGAGGCTCTTCCTGGATAAG GTGGTTGTAAATCTCGGGCTCTGCGTGTCCGTCTATGACATCCTTGCCGTTGAAGGTGGATTCATCTTTCCAGGAGAGGGCTGCTCGACGTATAAA GTTTCCTTTAGGTTATTGATGTTCAGGCCCTTTATTGGGGAGGTTCTTGTTGGGAAGATCAGCGGATATGATGAGAAGGGTTTACAAG TTTCACTTGATTTTTTCACCGATATATGCATCCCGGGACACTTGATGCAGTTTGGCACAGTGAG GGGGGAAGATGGTAGGTGGGCGTTGAAGACTGAAGATGGTGATGAACTTCATCTTGACATTGATGATGAG ATACGATTCTTGGCGTCTAGCATAAAATACCCACCTATACCAGTTGAGCAAAAGGAGGATGACAAGCCATTTGCTCCAATGCAGATCAAT GGAAGTATTAAAGGAgatggtcttggccttcttgcttgGTGGGTGGCAGAAGAgggcgaggaagaggaagagggtgagGGCGATGGTGACGGTGaggaagagcaagagcaatag